In Mycoplasma sp. OR1901, the genomic window AGTTACGCTTGAAAAACTTAATATATCAAGAATTTTTTTAAATATACTTTAAAATCATTATCATAAAAGCATTTTTTTGGTAAAATAATGAATATAAAATAATCAAAATAATTAGGAGAAAATTAAATGAAAATTATAGATAAAAGAACTAAATTAGTTGCTACTATCGGACCTTCAAGTGATAATATTGACACATTACGTACATTAATTGAAAATGGTGTAACAACAATTAGAGCAAACTTCAGTCACGGTTCACACGAAGAACAAGCAAACAAATTCAACATGGCAAAACAACTTTCTAAAGAACTTAGAATTCCTGTTTCTTTAATGTTAGATACAAAAGGACCAGAAATTCGTGTTGGAAAAATGAAAGATGGTGCTCAAGTTGTTGAAGCAGGTTCAACAGTTTTAATTCACACAACACAAGATAAATACCTTAACTTTGAAGGTATCCCAACAGAAATCACAGTTGCATATGACATGGATAAAGATTTAGTTGTTGGAAACCAAGTTTTAATCGATGACGGTAAATTATCAACAGTTGTAACAGAAGTTGGTGAAGGATACGTTAAAGTTAAAGCAGAAAACACACACAAAGTTAAAACAAACAAACGTGTTAACTTACCAGGTGTTGACTTCTCATTACCATTCTTAGCAGAAAAAGATATCAATGATATTAAATTTGGTATTACACAAGGAATCAACTATGTAGCTGCTTCATTTGTTAACTCAGCAAGAAACGTAAACGAATTAAGACAATTATTAAATGAAAACGGTGGATCACACGTTCAAATTATTTCTAAAATTGAATCACACTTAGGATGTGTAAACATCGATGAAATTATCGAAGCATCAGATGGAATCATGGTTGCTCGTGGAGACTTAGGTCTTGAAATTCCTTACTACGATGTTCCATATCACCAAAAAAACATGATCAGAAAATGTCGTGAAGCAGGTAAACCAGTTATTGTTGCTACACAAATGTTAGACTCAATGGAAAACACACCACACCCTACACGTGCAGAAGTAACAGACGTTTACTACGCAGTTGAATTAGGTGCTGACTCTACAATGTTATCAGGTGAAAGCGCAAACGGACAATTCCCACTTGAATCAGTTAAAACAATGACAGCTATTTCAAAACGTGCAGAAAAAGAATTTTACTCAAGAAACTACTACGAAAGACAATTAGAAAAAGTTTGAGGAAATTCAAATCAATCAGATAAAAGAACTAAAATAGCTTATGAAATTGCTAAAAAAGCAAAAGATGGTGATTACAAATTTGCAGTT contains:
- the pyk gene encoding pyruvate kinase, which produces MKIIDKRTKLVATIGPSSDNIDTLRTLIENGVTTIRANFSHGSHEEQANKFNMAKQLSKELRIPVSLMLDTKGPEIRVGKMKDGAQVVEAGSTVLIHTTQDKYLNFEGIPTEITVAYDMDKDLVVGNQVLIDDGKLSTVVTEVGEGYVKVKAENTHKVKTNKRVNLPGVDFSLPFLAEKDINDIKFGITQGINYVAASFVNSARNVNELRQLLNENGGSHVQIISKIESHLGCVNIDEIIEASDGIMVARGDLGLEIPYYDVPYHQKNMIRKCREAGKPVIVATQMLDSMENTPHPTRAEVTDVYYAVELGADSTMLSGESANGQFPLESVKTMTAISKRAEKEFYSRNYYERQLEKVWGNSNQSDKRTKIAYEIAKKAKDGDYKFAVVLSRTGELLKQVSKFRPNTITIGILNDEKLINGFGAYSGVFVSVDSLDLFDKVKADNSLAEEALKPYGIQKGDKYLVVENESFTEHEVK